A part of Cannabis sativa cultivar Pink pepper isolate KNU-18-1 chromosome 6, ASM2916894v1, whole genome shotgun sequence genomic DNA contains:
- the LOC115725109 gene encoding uncharacterized protein LOC115725109 yields the protein MAEADNKMIMNTFDMGALRTNLPMNKRGLSRYYSGKSRSFTCMADVQCLEDLKKPEHIPDAKKRKKYSDQRTKLATSTNDHHHIILPLPPNNYPSFCRTLPTNNQCSPPCHVGV from the exons atggcaGAAGCTGACAACAAAATGATCATGAATACATTTGACATGGGTGCACTTAGAACAAATCTCCCAATGAA CAAGAGAGGATTGTCAAGGTACTATTCAGGAAAATCAAGGTCATTTACATGCATGGCAGATGTTCAATGCTTAGAAGACCTTAAAAAGCCAGAACACATTCCAGATGccaagaagaggaagaagtaTTCTGATCAAAGAACCAAATTAGCAACCTCAACTAATGATCATCATCATATCATATTACCTCTTCCACCAAATAATTATCCTTCATTTTGTCGAACTCTTCCTACTAATAACCAATGTTCACCCCCTTGTCATGTTGGAGTCTAA
- the LOC115725108 gene encoding SUMO-activating enzyme subunit 2 yields MDSPHHFSVVKGAKVLMVGAGGIGCELLKTLALSGFQDIHIIDMDTIEVSNLNRQFLFRQSHVGLSKARVAREAVLKFRPQISITPYHANVKDSNFDLDFFKQFNVVLNGLDNLDARRHVNRLCLAAEVPLVESGTTGFLGQVTVHVKGKTECYECQPKPAPKTYPVCTITSTPSKFVHCIVWAKELLFTKLFGDKNQENDLNVRSGDAASSSNHVEDVFERRNDEDIDQYGKRIYDHVFGYNIEMALSNEETWKNRNRPKPVYIRDSLPDAPTQQNGNVEKNGTTNDPSSVSAMASLGMKNPQDIWSLKENSRIFLEALKLFFLKREKDIGNLTFDKDDQLAVEFVTAAANIRASSFGIPLHSLFEAKGIAGNIVHAVATTNAIIAGLIVIEAIKVLQNDTKRYRMTYCLEHPSRKMLLMPVEPFEPNKSCYVCSETPLLLEINMHRSKLIDIIEKIVKPKLGMTSPTIMHGSDILYETGDDLDEDLLASYAAKADTVLSELSCLMNGGSMLTITDLFQELRCDINIKHREAFDEEKEPDGMVLSGWNQAPSEENNGGDKSPDNNEKETVSSKKRKLSEDGLQSEETTRANKKLEVIDEDDDLVMLDDGDFGTFKKRQS; encoded by the exons ATGGATTCTCCTCACCATTTTTCTGTCGTAAAG GGCGCGAAGGTTCTCATGGTTGGGGCGGGTGGGATTGGCTGTGAGCTTCTCAAGACTCTCGCTCTCTCTGGCTTCCAAGACATTCATATT ATTGACATGGATACTATAGAAGTCAGTAATCTCAACAGGCAATTTCTTTTCCGACAATCACATGTTGGGTTATCAAAAGCAAGA GTTGCACGGGAGGCTGTCCTAAAATTTAGGCCTCAAATAAGTATTACACCATATCATGCAAATGTCAAGGATTCTAACTTTGATCTGGACTTCTTCAAGCAATTTAATGTTGTTCTGAATGGTCTCGACAACTTAGATGCAAGGAGACATGTTAATCGTCTCTGCTTGGCTGCTGAAGTTCCTTTGGTTGAAAGTGGGACCACTGGGTTCCTTGGACAG GTCACTGTGCATGTTAAGGGGAAGACAGAGTGCTATGAATGCCAACCTAAACCTGCCCCCAAAACATATCCTGTGTGTACCATTACAAGTACTCCATCAAAG TTTGTTCATTGTATTGTATGGGCAAAGGAGCTTCTATTTACGAAGTTGTTCGGGGATAAGAACCAGGAGAATGATTTAAATGTGCGTTCGGGTGATGCTGCTAGCTCATCTAATCATGTAGAAGATGTATTTGAGCGCCGAAATGATGAAGACATTGATCAGTATGGGAAGAGAATATATGATCATGTATTTGGTTATAACATTGAAATGGCCTTATCTAACGAGGAGACATGGAAAAACCGTAATAGACCTAAGCCTGTATACATTAGGGATAGCTTGCCTGATGCGCCAACTCAACAGAATGGAAATGTGGAGAAAAATGGGACAACCAATGATCCATCATCAGTGTCTGCTATGGCATCTCTGGGCATGAAAAATCCACAGGATATATGGAGTCTTAAGGAAAACTCAAGAATCTTTCTTGAGGCTCTAAAGCTATTTTTCTTGAAAAGGGAAAAG GACATTGGGAATTTGACATTTGACAAGGATGATCAACTAGCTGTAGAATTTGTTACTGCTGCTGCTAACATTCGAGCTTCTTCTTTTGGAATTCCTTTGCACAGTCTGTTTGAAGCTAAAGGTATTGCTGGAAATATTGTTCATGCTGTTGCAACAACCAATGCCATTATTGCTGGATTGATTGTTATTGAGGCCATCAAGGTACTGCAAAATGATACAAAAAGATATAG GATGACATATTGTCTTGAACATCCTTCAAGAAAGATGTTACTGATGCCAGTGGAACCATTTGAACCTAACAAGTCTTGCTATGTTTGTTCTGAG ACACCTCTATTGCTTGAGATAAATATGCACCGTTCAAAGTTGATAGATATCATTGAAAAAATAGTTAAACCCAAGCTTGGAATGACCTCACCAACTATCATGCACGGGTCTGATATTCTCTATGAGACCGGTGATGATCTTGATGAGGATTTGCTAGCATCTTATGCTGCCAAGGCTGACACG GTGCTGTCTGAGCTTAGTTGCCTAATGAATGGTGGGTCAATGCTCACCATTACTGATCTTTTCCAAGAGCTGCGTTGCGATATCAACATTAAGCACAG AGAGGCATTCGATGAGGAAAAGGAACCCGATGGAATGGTCCTTTCCGGATGGAACCAAGCTCCTTCAGAAGAGAACAATGGCGGCGACAAGTCACCGGACAACAACGAGAAAGAAACTGTTTcgtcaaagaaaagaaaactttCGGAGGATGGCCTCCAAAGCGAAGAAACTACTAGAGCCAATAAGAAACTCGAAGTCATTGACGAAGACGACGACCTTGTCATGCTTGATGATGGGGACTTTGGCACCTTCAAAAAACGTCAAAGCTAG
- the LOC133038906 gene encoding probable rRNA-processing protein EBP2 homolog — protein sequence MVVQHKGLAFLKADDEVDFDDDVSESGSEFETESEDEDGDVKLVEPSKTAIYNTDGMLDKLGDIKWPDNVEWIHKLSVDVDQQQAVDVNDDLTRELAFYNQALEGTKQAFGKLQSMGIPFLRPPDYYAEMVKTDSHMEKVKGRLLEEKKNIEEAEERRKSRESKKLAKEVQAQKMKERAKQKKDDIESVKKWRKQRQQSGFPEGGEKDGELDFSFEDGKSFQRSNKQRPGVRPGDRSGGKAREGRGGVGQGKQQKKKRDFKDSKFGFGGKKSLKKQNTAETTNDFRDFKKGGNGSGGNKKRKR from the coding sequence atggttGTACAACATAAAGGATTGGCCTTTCTAAAGGCGGATGATGAAGTTGATTTTGATGATGATGTTTCTGAATCTGGTTCTGAGTTTGAAACTGAATCAGAAGATGAAGATGGAGATGTGAAATTGGTGGAACCATCAAAGACTGCCATTTACAACACAGATGGAATGCTCGATAAACTCGGGGACATTAAGTGGCCAGACAATGTGGAGTGGATACACAAGCTTTCTGTTGATGTTGATCAACAGCAAGCGGTGGATGTGAATGATGACCTGACCAGGGAGCTTGCCTTCTACAATCAAGCTCTGGAGGGAACGAAACAAGCATTCGGGAAGCTTCAGTCGATGGGGATTCCTTTTCTCAGGCCACCTGATTATTATGCAGAGATGGTGAAGACAGACTCTCACATGGAGAAAGTAAAGGGTCGACTTttggaggagaagaagaatatTGAAGAGGCTGAGGAGAGAAGGAAATCAAGAGAGTCAAAGAAATTGGCTAAAGAAGTCCAAGCCCAGAAGATGAAAGAGAGGGCTAAGCAGAAAAAGGATGACATTGAATCCGTTAAGAAGTGGAGGAAACAGAGGCAGCAGAGCGGGTTTCCTGAAGGTGGTGAAAAAGATGGCGAGTTGGACTTTTCCTTTGAAGATGGAAAATCATTTCAGAGATCAAATAAGCAGCGACCTGGTGTGCGTCCTGGAGATCGATCTGGAGGGAAAGCAAGAGAAGGCCGAGGTGGAGTTGGACAGGGAAAACaacagaagaagaagagagatttTAAGGATTCCAAATTTGGATTCGGGGGCAAGAAATCTTTGAAGAAGCAGAACACAGCTGAAACCACCAACGATTTTCGAGATTTCAAGAAAGGAGGGAATGGTTCTGGTGGaaacaagaaaagaaagaggTGA